The following are encoded in a window of Pseudomonas sp. JQ170C genomic DNA:
- a CDS encoding FUSC family protein has product MPITLQALLAPNRLAVQFALKTLLGGGLALWVALRWGLEQPAWALMTAFIVAQPLSGMVLQKGLARLFGTLVGTLMSVVFIGLFAQTPWLFLLALALWLALCTACSTLLRSAWSYSFVLAGYTVAIIALPAISHPLLVFDQAVARCTEICLGIVCATATSALLWPMRVEQQLGGQARQAWSNGLQAASATLTGEEQARRGLLEILGRIVAVDAQREHAWFEGRLGRERARAIRGLSQKLLVLLRIARSVRRQWQQLDQAQALHLQPWLDEVREALATPDQASLLLLRQRVWDAAHDDTISSAEHYCLARLTLLLDTAMAATLALGAVEEGKAPVDVPDSLAAHRDVPLALLFGSRSALAFLAMASFWLATAWTAAPGGLVLTCVVCSLFASRENGAQIGMSFLRGILLAIPVAFVVGQILLPQWNGFPMLCMAMGVPLFFGALGMANPRIGATATSYCLHFIVLVAPLNTMSFGVATFLNSAQAMLIGVGAAVLAFKLLVLRNPAWHGRRLRAATQNDLVRLTRRDLRGAETWFGGRMADRLLQLARHYTALPEQDRSRWDDGVHGLDIGDELLHLRHCLAVSQAPVTAAEREYLQQLEAVLARGPAPGRGQRLDAASEAFIKALQSQPASDPLRLAVGAVLQLQRSWGKWCRRQEEIHGFA; this is encoded by the coding sequence GTGCCCATCACGTTGCAGGCCCTGCTGGCGCCGAACAGACTCGCTGTGCAATTTGCCCTCAAGACCTTGCTCGGTGGTGGCCTGGCCTTGTGGGTGGCATTGCGCTGGGGGCTTGAACAACCGGCGTGGGCGTTGATGACCGCCTTCATCGTTGCCCAGCCGCTGTCGGGCATGGTCCTGCAGAAGGGCTTGGCGCGGCTTTTCGGCACCCTCGTCGGCACCCTCATGTCGGTGGTGTTCATCGGGCTGTTCGCCCAGACGCCCTGGTTGTTCCTGCTGGCCCTGGCCCTGTGGCTGGCGCTGTGTACCGCCTGTTCGACGCTGCTGCGCAGCGCCTGGTCCTATTCATTTGTACTGGCTGGCTACACCGTGGCGATCATTGCCTTGCCGGCAATCAGTCATCCGTTGCTGGTGTTCGACCAGGCCGTGGCGCGTTGCACCGAGATCTGCCTGGGCATTGTCTGTGCCACGGCCACCAGCGCCTTGCTCTGGCCAATGCGGGTCGAGCAGCAGTTGGGCGGGCAGGCGCGACAGGCCTGGAGCAACGGTTTACAGGCAGCCAGCGCGACCCTGACGGGCGAAGAGCAGGCCCGTAGAGGGCTGCTGGAGATTCTCGGACGTATCGTTGCCGTGGATGCCCAGCGCGAGCACGCCTGGTTTGAAGGGCGGCTGGGGCGCGAGCGGGCCCGGGCCATTCGGGGCTTGAGTCAGAAGCTGCTGGTGCTGTTGCGTATTGCCCGTTCGGTGCGTCGCCAGTGGCAGCAACTGGACCAAGCCCAGGCCTTGCACCTGCAACCCTGGCTCGATGAGGTCCGGGAGGCTTTGGCCACACCTGATCAGGCGAGTTTGCTGTTGCTGCGTCAGCGCGTCTGGGACGCCGCCCACGATGACACCATCAGTTCGGCCGAACACTATTGCCTGGCACGTCTGACCCTGCTGCTGGATACCGCCATGGCGGCGACCCTGGCGCTGGGCGCGGTGGAGGAGGGCAAGGCGCCGGTGGATGTGCCTGATAGCCTCGCTGCGCACCGCGATGTGCCGCTGGCATTGCTGTTCGGCTCGCGCAGTGCCCTGGCATTTCTGGCCATGGCCAGCTTCTGGCTGGCTACGGCCTGGACTGCGGCACCGGGCGGGTTGGTGCTCACGTGTGTGGTGTGCAGTTTGTTCGCCAGCCGCGAGAACGGTGCGCAGATCGGCATGAGCTTTTTGCGCGGGATTCTGCTGGCAATCCCGGTAGCGTTTGTTGTGGGGCAGATTCTGTTGCCCCAGTGGAACGGTTTTCCCATGTTGTGCATGGCCATGGGCGTGCCGTTGTTCTTTGGGGCGCTGGGCATGGCCAACCCACGCATCGGCGCCACGGCCACCTCGTATTGCCTGCACTTTATCGTGCTGGTGGCGCCGCTCAATACCATGAGTTTCGGGGTGGCGACCTTCCTCAACAGTGCCCAGGCCATGTTGATCGGTGTGGGGGCTGCGGTGCTGGCGTTCAAGTTGCTGGTGCTGCGTAACCCGGCGTGGCACGGCCGACGCTTGCGGGCGGCCACGCAGAACGATCTGGTGCGTTTGACCCGGCGGGATTTGCGCGGGGCCGAAACCTGGTTCGGCGGCCGGATGGCCGACCGCCTGCTGCAACTGGCCCGGCATTACACCGCGTTGCCAGAGCAGGACCGCAGCCGTTGGGACGATGGTGTACACGGGCTGGATATCGGTGACGAGCTGCTACACCTGCGCCATTGCCTGGCCGTATCCCAGGCGCCGGTGACCGCTGCCGAGCGCGAGTACTTGCAGCAGTTGGAAGCGGTGTTGGCGCGAGGGCCGGCGCCGGGCCGGGGGCAGCGCCTGGACGCGGCCAGCGAAGCGTTCATCAAGGCCCTGCAAAGCCAGCCCGCCAGCGATCCGCTGCGCCTGGCGGTGGGGGCGGTGTTGCAGCTGCAGCGCAGTTGGGGCAAGTGGTGTCGACGCCAGGAGGAAATCCATGGGTTTGCGTGA
- a CDS encoding amidase, which produces MMKVSEYVQFDAIGLAGLIDRGEVSSHEVIQAAHQAIEGVEPRVNALAEHWRDEPLPAPSAGALYGVPFLIKDLAISMQGRPHEFGSRLAQGTRSEADSFLMQRFRRAGLVTLGRTTTPELAISTTTESRLCGPTRNPWDLSRSAGGSSGGSAAAVASGMVAAAHATDGGGSIRVPAAACGLFGLKPSRGLISMGPYLDEAWNGLAVQGVLSRSVRDSALLLDCMAGSEPGDPVQLPFACGHYLSAVAQAPRPLRIAVQQHPLNGKRSNDAMLLALNALMATLEALGHRCELIEPDMGLGWEAFVQMNACFWASNTAAWLEVLSRETGRPLNSDWLEPATLALHEYGKALRATDLLTAMDQRNQISRHMAGFFQRYDLLLSPSLAELPPLIGTYNAGQEQLDGLGWMHRVFDHSPFTALANICGTASMSVPLYQDPASGLPIGMQFSAGAAGDALLLSLAGQLEQVLPWAARRPAVWAM; this is translated from the coding sequence ATGATGAAGGTTTCTGAGTACGTGCAATTCGATGCCATTGGCCTGGCAGGCCTGATTGACCGGGGCGAAGTCAGCAGCCATGAAGTCATCCAGGCCGCGCATCAGGCAATCGAGGGGGTCGAACCCAGGGTCAACGCCCTGGCCGAACACTGGCGGGACGAACCCCTCCCCGCTCCCAGCGCCGGCGCGCTGTATGGCGTCCCCTTTCTGATCAAGGACCTGGCCATCAGCATGCAAGGGCGGCCCCATGAGTTCGGCAGCCGCCTGGCCCAAGGCACCCGCAGCGAAGCCGACTCCTTCTTGATGCAGCGCTTTCGCCGCGCGGGCCTGGTTACCCTGGGCCGCACCACAACGCCGGAGCTGGCCATCAGCACCACCACCGAGTCGCGGCTTTGCGGCCCCACCCGCAACCCCTGGGACTTGAGTCGCAGCGCGGGTGGCTCCAGCGGCGGCTCAGCGGCGGCGGTCGCCAGCGGCATGGTCGCGGCGGCACACGCCACCGACGGTGGCGGTTCCATCCGGGTTCCGGCGGCAGCCTGCGGCCTGTTTGGCCTCAAGCCCAGCCGAGGCCTGATCTCCATGGGCCCGTACCTGGATGAGGCGTGGAATGGTCTGGCGGTACAAGGTGTGCTCAGCCGCTCGGTGCGCGACAGCGCGCTGCTGCTCGATTGCATGGCCGGTAGCGAGCCGGGCGATCCCGTCCAGCTCCCGTTCGCCTGCGGCCACTACTTGAGCGCGGTTGCCCAGGCGCCCCGGCCACTGCGAATCGCCGTGCAACAGCACCCGCTCAATGGCAAGCGCAGCAACGACGCGATGCTTCTGGCCCTCAACGCTCTGATGGCAACACTGGAGGCGCTGGGTCATCGCTGTGAGCTGATCGAGCCCGACATGGGACTTGGTTGGGAGGCGTTCGTGCAGATGAATGCCTGCTTCTGGGCTAGCAATACCGCCGCCTGGCTCGAGGTGCTGAGCCGCGAAACCGGTCGCCCGCTCAACAGCGACTGGCTGGAGCCCGCCACCCTGGCCCTGCATGAATACGGTAAAGCCTTGCGCGCCACCGATCTGCTGACGGCCATGGACCAGCGCAACCAGATCAGCCGGCACATGGCCGGCTTCTTCCAGCGCTATGACCTGCTGCTCAGCCCGAGCCTGGCCGAGCTTCCTCCCCTGATCGGCACCTACAACGCCGGCCAGGAACAGCTCGACGGCCTTGGCTGGATGCACCGGGTGTTCGACCACTCGCCATTCACCGCCCTGGCCAACATTTGCGGCACAGCGTCAATGTCAGTGCCCCTGTACCAGGATCCGGCCAGCGGGTTGCCGATCGGCATGCAGTTCAGCGCCGGTGCAGCCGGCGATGCACTGCTGTTGAGCCTGGCCGGACAACTGGAACAGGTACTGCCCTGGGCCGCGAGGCGCCCAGCGGTGTGGGCGATGTAG
- a CDS encoding diguanylate cyclase — MMDNKNGKGLSFVRRIYPPRIIGLGIGMLSVMAGISTLDMPQWVWGLLLLNGLLWPHLAYQLARRAPVPYHAEYRNLLTDSLMGGFWAATLHFNPLPTVTILSMMAMNNFAAGGQRLFLKGLLAQCLGAGLSISLFGAGLELQATSLQVYACLPMLTLYPMAVGWVCYRLAMKLSEHKRRLSALSRTDSLTGLLNHGAWKDLLQLKFQICQQKRCGAVIAIIDIDHFKSINDTYGHVVGDCVLSQLSSELKRSLREDDLAGRYGGDEFCLILPDTSLEHARLSMERLREQVGNYRNPQLPALRISLSIGLASYHESLSSPEAWLNEADKALYTAKNSGRDQVNFAQLDLAPLKLAYPE, encoded by the coding sequence ATGATGGACAACAAGAACGGCAAGGGCCTTTCATTTGTAAGAAGGATATACCCACCGCGCATTATCGGCCTGGGCATCGGCATGCTCAGTGTAATGGCCGGTATCTCGACCCTGGATATGCCTCAGTGGGTCTGGGGGTTGTTGCTGCTGAACGGGCTGCTCTGGCCACACCTGGCCTATCAGCTCGCCCGGCGTGCCCCGGTTCCCTATCACGCCGAATACCGTAACCTGCTGACCGACTCGCTGATGGGCGGTTTCTGGGCTGCCACCCTGCACTTCAATCCCCTGCCCACCGTCACCATTCTTTCGATGATGGCGATGAACAATTTCGCTGCCGGGGGTCAACGCCTGTTTCTCAAGGGGTTGCTCGCCCAGTGCCTGGGTGCCGGCCTGTCGATCTCCCTGTTCGGCGCCGGGCTTGAGCTGCAAGCAACCTCCCTTCAGGTCTACGCCTGCCTGCCCATGCTGACCCTCTACCCCATGGCGGTCGGCTGGGTCTGTTATCGCCTGGCCATGAAGCTGTCCGAGCACAAGCGCCGTCTCAGCGCCCTGAGCCGCACCGACAGCCTGACCGGCCTGCTCAATCACGGCGCGTGGAAAGACCTGCTGCAACTGAAGTTCCAAATCTGCCAGCAAAAGCGTTGCGGCGCAGTCATCGCGATCATCGACATCGACCACTTCAAATCCATCAATGACACCTACGGCCATGTCGTTGGCGACTGTGTGCTGAGCCAACTCAGCAGCGAGCTCAAGCGCAGCCTGCGCGAAGATGACCTGGCCGGTCGCTACGGTGGCGACGAGTTCTGTTTGATTCTGCCCGACACCAGCCTGGAACACGCCCGCCTGAGCATGGAGCGCCTGCGCGAACAGGTCGGTAACTACCGCAATCCGCAATTGCCGGCCCTGCGCATCAGCCTGAGCATCGGCCTTGCCAGCTACCACGAAAGCCTGAGCTCTCCGGAAGCCTGGTTGAATGAAGCCGACAAAGCCTTGTACACGGCGAAAAACAGCGGGCGCGATCAAGTCAATTTTGCCCAGTTGGACCTTGCCCCCCTGAAGCTGGCCTATCCTGAGTGA
- a CDS encoding bifunctional diguanylate cyclase/phosphodiesterase, whose translation MDRIAKNSPTNPPPHLQTRKLIAGIAVLFVLACLIALGALFNIALSLNASEREKSSFYAHKALEQRLEASRQFLSSYAVWDAAYDHLNGTADLEWAYKEKNVGDSLYTASGFEGVFVLDDQHTKYALFKGQLSNAPASTYIEEPLAPIIAQARNVATERRQITQYVLFNGWPAVVVAAAIRPDDEQLGIDPHTTSVMMFVDQLTPEKLSNLGAGAGVSGMHIEKAGALAEDQSSLVLGETEYRLAWLTPRPGDQLLWAVLPPLLGAMLVLGLLMVYFFRYALRTAREIASSLRSLQSSNLALEASEQRFRAVAEAASDWIWETDRFQRLSYLSQRFVTVTGYKTEDWLGQPINQLLSCETTPLTLWLDSQAEPDPQQMANLRCAYRDQNGQLCFCRVSARSIMLDGKLAGFRGTASDITDEVAAHARIQHLSMHDALTGLANRNKLSRFLEQALLKGQDAPPLTLLLLDLDSFKPINDSLGHAAGDAVLLEVAVRLRESTRDGDLVARLGGDEFVLVMNGMDSRNEIDRFCARLIDNLHQPIHYEEQALHIGASLGVAQTRLQGFDAGELIRCADIALYQAKADGKNTWRYFSPEMNEQIQYRRQLENDLRKALKNDEFVLHFQPRYRLESLEIVSVEALVRWNHPVEGLLGPDTFIPLAEQTDLIVPLGRWVLREACETACSWPQHLLVSVNLSPAQFSRSDVVNDVYTILVETGFPAQRLELEITENVMLNDIEGALGTMTALKELGVRLNMDDFGTGYSSLGYLRTYPFDSIKIDKRFIAGLSNDSNDRAVVQAIINLGKAMGLTVTAEGVETEQQLKALSKEKCHEVQGYYLSKPIDKRAFEQLLLEHDSSSRCGTS comes from the coding sequence ATGGACAGGATCGCCAAGAATTCGCCGACCAACCCGCCCCCTCACCTGCAAACCCGCAAACTCATCGCCGGTATCGCTGTGTTGTTTGTCCTGGCCTGTCTGATTGCCCTCGGCGCACTGTTCAACATTGCCCTCTCGCTGAACGCCAGCGAGCGCGAAAAAAGCAGCTTCTATGCACATAAGGCGCTCGAACAGCGGCTGGAAGCTTCTCGGCAATTTCTCTCCAGCTATGCCGTATGGGATGCCGCCTACGACCACCTCAACGGCACCGCCGACCTGGAGTGGGCTTATAAAGAGAAAAACGTAGGAGACTCGCTGTACACCGCCAGCGGATTTGAAGGGGTGTTCGTGCTCGATGACCAGCACACTAAATACGCCTTGTTCAAAGGCCAGCTCAGTAACGCCCCCGCCAGTACCTATATAGAAGAGCCATTGGCCCCCATCATTGCCCAGGCGCGAAACGTCGCCACCGAGCGCCGGCAAATCACCCAGTATGTGCTGTTCAATGGCTGGCCGGCGGTAGTGGTGGCCGCCGCCATTCGCCCCGATGACGAACAACTGGGCATTGATCCGCACACCACCTCGGTGATGATGTTCGTCGACCAACTGACCCCCGAAAAACTCAGCAACCTGGGCGCCGGGGCTGGCGTGAGCGGCATGCACATCGAAAAAGCGGGTGCCTTGGCAGAGGATCAATCCAGCCTGGTACTGGGTGAAACCGAGTACCGCCTGGCGTGGCTCACACCCCGCCCGGGCGATCAACTGCTCTGGGCTGTGCTGCCCCCTTTGCTCGGGGCCATGCTGGTACTGGGCCTGCTGATGGTCTACTTCTTCCGCTATGCATTGCGCACCGCCCGGGAAATCGCCAGCTCCCTGCGAAGCCTGCAATCGAGCAACCTGGCGCTGGAGGCCAGCGAGCAGCGCTTTCGTGCGGTGGCCGAGGCCGCGTCGGACTGGATCTGGGAAACCGATCGCTTCCAGCGCCTGAGCTATCTTTCCCAGCGCTTCGTCACCGTCACCGGCTACAAGACCGAAGACTGGCTGGGCCAACCGATCAACCAGCTACTCAGTTGCGAGACCACCCCCCTGACGCTCTGGCTTGATAGCCAGGCTGAGCCTGATCCGCAGCAAATGGCCAATCTTCGCTGCGCCTACCGCGATCAGAATGGACAGCTGTGTTTTTGCCGGGTCTCGGCGCGGTCGATCATGCTCGACGGCAAGCTGGCCGGCTTTCGCGGCACCGCCAGCGATATCACTGACGAGGTGGCCGCCCATGCCCGCATCCAGCACTTGTCGATGCACGATGCACTCACAGGCCTTGCCAACCGCAACAAGCTTTCGCGCTTTCTGGAACAGGCGCTGCTCAAGGGCCAGGACGCCCCACCCTTGACGCTGTTGCTGTTGGACCTGGACAGCTTCAAGCCGATCAACGACTCCCTCGGCCATGCCGCCGGGGACGCCGTGCTGCTGGAGGTCGCCGTGCGCCTGCGCGAGTCGACCCGCGACGGGGACCTGGTAGCACGCCTGGGCGGGGACGAATTCGTCCTGGTGATGAACGGCATGGACAGCCGCAACGAGATCGACCGCTTCTGTGCCCGCCTGATCGACAACCTGCACCAACCCATCCACTACGAAGAACAGGCCCTGCATATCGGTGCAAGCCTTGGCGTGGCCCAGACCCGCTTGCAAGGCTTCGATGCCGGTGAACTGATTCGCTGCGCCGATATTGCCTTGTACCAGGCCAAGGCCGATGGCAAGAACACCTGGCGCTACTTCTCGCCGGAGATGAACGAGCAGATCCAGTACCGTCGCCAACTGGAAAACGATTTGCGCAAAGCACTTAAGAACGATGAGTTCGTCCTGCACTTTCAGCCACGCTACCGCCTGGAGTCGCTGGAAATTGTCTCGGTCGAAGCCCTGGTGCGCTGGAATCATCCCGTTGAGGGGTTACTGGGCCCAGACACGTTCATTCCGCTGGCCGAACAGACCGACCTCATCGTCCCCCTGGGCCGCTGGGTGCTGCGCGAGGCCTGCGAAACGGCTTGCAGCTGGCCGCAGCACCTGCTGGTATCGGTCAACCTCTCGCCGGCGCAGTTCTCGCGCAGCGATGTGGTCAATGACGTCTACACCATCCTCGTCGAGACCGGTTTCCCGGCCCAGCGCCTGGAGCTGGAGATCACTGAAAACGTCATGCTCAACGATATCGAGGGCGCCCTGGGCACCATGACGGCGCTCAAGGAACTGGGCGTGCGCCTGAACATGGATGATTTCGGCACCGGCTATTCATCGCTGGGCTACCTGCGCACCTACCCCTTCGACAGCATCAAGATCGACAAGCGCTTCATTGCTGGCCTGAGTAACGACAGCAACGACCGCGCCGTGGTCCAGGCCATCATCAACCTGGGCAAGGCCATGGGCCTGACCGTCACCGCCGAAGGCGTGGAAACCGAGCAGCAACTCAAGGCGCTGAGCAAGGAAAAGTGCCATGAGGTCCAGGGTTACTACCTGAGCAAACCGATCGATAAACGCGCCTTCGAGCAACTGCTGCTCGAACACGACAGCAGCAGCCGATGCGGCACCTCCTAG
- a CDS encoding efflux RND transporter periplasmic adaptor subunit: protein MRALVRIAVTLCLVAVAVFAGWKLWQYYMLTPWTRDAKIRADVVIIAPDVSGWVRELKVQDNQQVKKGDLLMSIDRDRFEAALEKAKAVVETRQHQLRLREHEASRRLALGPQAISAELRENAQINAAVARGQLREAEAEVTEAAINLARSQVKAPRDGHITNLRLAEGNFVNAGQPVMALIDDSTFYVQAYFEETKLPRIRVGDPVKVWLMSAGEPMQGHVESISRGITDRNANPDSQLLAEVEPTFNWVRLAQRIPVRIKLDQIPQDMPLSAGMTASVQVHEGPR from the coding sequence ATGCGTGCATTGGTACGTATAGCCGTGACGCTGTGCCTGGTGGCCGTGGCCGTTTTTGCCGGCTGGAAACTCTGGCAGTACTACATGCTCACGCCCTGGACCCGCGATGCGAAAATTCGCGCCGACGTGGTGATCATCGCCCCCGATGTGTCGGGCTGGGTGCGCGAACTCAAGGTCCAGGACAACCAGCAAGTAAAGAAGGGGGACTTGCTCATGTCGATCGACCGCGACCGTTTTGAAGCCGCCCTGGAAAAGGCCAAAGCCGTGGTCGAGACTCGCCAGCATCAATTGCGCCTGCGGGAACACGAAGCCTCTCGACGCCTGGCCCTGGGGCCGCAGGCGATCAGTGCAGAACTGCGCGAGAACGCCCAGATCAACGCCGCGGTGGCGCGGGGGCAATTGCGTGAAGCCGAGGCCGAAGTCACGGAAGCGGCCATCAACCTGGCCCGCAGTCAGGTCAAGGCGCCGCGTGACGGTCATATCACCAACTTGCGCCTGGCCGAGGGCAACTTCGTCAATGCCGGGCAGCCTGTCATGGCCTTGATCGATGACTCGACCTTCTATGTACAGGCCTATTTTGAAGAGACCAAGTTGCCGCGCATTCGCGTCGGCGATCCGGTCAAGGTCTGGCTGATGAGCGCCGGCGAGCCCATGCAGGGGCATGTCGAAAGCATCAGCCGCGGGATCACCGACCGAAACGCCAATCCCGATAGCCAGTTGCTTGCCGAAGTCGAGCCGACCTTCAACTGGGTGCGCCTGGCCCAGCGTATTCCGGTGCGGATCAAGCTGGACCAGATTCCCCAAGACATGCCCCTGAGCGCCGGCATGACGGCCAGCGTCCAGGTGCATGAAGGCCCGCGCTGA
- a CDS encoding SDR family NAD(P)-dependent oxidoreductase translates to MTRKIALITGASRGLGKNTALHLAAQGIDIIGTYNSKAQEAQALVQTLEQQGVRAAMLQLDVSNSASFADFAEQLRHSLKSVFGREQLDFLVNNAGIGINAAFSETTEAQFDQLCNIQLKGPFFLTQQLLPLIADQGRVVNISTGLTRFALPGYAAYAAMKGAMEVLTRYQAKELGARGIRVNILAPGAIETDFGGGVVRDNSDVNDFIASNTALGRVGLPDDIGAAVALLLSDGGGWITGQRLEVSGGMFL, encoded by the coding sequence ATGACGCGCAAAATCGCATTGATTACCGGTGCCAGCCGGGGACTGGGTAAAAACACCGCATTGCACCTGGCCGCCCAGGGCATCGACATCATCGGCACCTACAACAGCAAGGCCCAGGAAGCCCAGGCGCTGGTCCAGACCCTGGAGCAACAGGGCGTTCGCGCCGCCATGCTGCAACTGGACGTCAGTAACAGTGCAAGCTTTGCCGATTTTGCCGAACAGCTGCGCCATAGCCTCAAATCGGTCTTCGGCCGCGAGCAGCTGGATTTTCTGGTGAACAACGCCGGCATCGGCATCAACGCAGCCTTCAGTGAAACCACAGAGGCGCAGTTCGACCAGCTCTGCAACATCCAGCTCAAAGGCCCGTTCTTCCTGACCCAACAGCTGTTGCCGCTGATTGCCGACCAGGGCCGCGTGGTGAATATCTCCACCGGGCTGACCCGCTTTGCGCTCCCCGGCTACGCCGCCTATGCCGCCATGAAGGGCGCCATGGAGGTACTGACCCGTTATCAGGCCAAGGAGCTGGGCGCCCGGGGGATCCGCGTCAACATCCTCGCACCCGGGGCCATCGAAACCGATTTTGGCGGTGGGGTGGTGCGCGACAACTCAGACGTCAACGACTTCATCGCCAGCAACACCGCCCTGGGACGGGTCGGCCTGCCGGATGACATCGGCGCTGCCGTCGCCCTGCTGCTGAGTGACGGCGGAGGCTGGATCACCGGCCAACGCCTGGAAGTGTCCGGCGGCATGTTCCTCTGA
- a CDS encoding TetR/AcrR family transcriptional regulator: MRSQRIARLPPRERVLDAAHELFFNEGISRVTVDAIAAKAETTKMTVYRHFESKDVLVLAWLQLLMEEYDSVWADLAERFAGQPALQILGFAEFLVQEPVLSSHRGCAYTNTLAELPVCDSPARTLIEAHKRRQAARLVRLCEESGLDEPQLAAFELTLLLEGVQIVAQNKGFDDVASRLLTLVRKRLGLAAS, translated from the coding sequence ATGCGTTCGCAACGAATCGCCCGCCTGCCGCCTCGCGAGCGTGTACTCGATGCCGCCCACGAGCTGTTTTTCAACGAGGGCATCAGCCGTGTAACGGTCGATGCCATTGCCGCCAAGGCTGAAACCACCAAGATGACCGTGTACCGGCACTTTGAATCCAAGGACGTGCTGGTGCTGGCCTGGTTGCAGTTGCTGATGGAGGAGTACGACAGCGTTTGGGCCGATCTGGCCGAGCGCTTTGCCGGGCAGCCGGCGCTCCAGATCCTGGGGTTCGCCGAGTTTCTGGTGCAGGAGCCGGTCCTGTCGTCGCACCGCGGCTGCGCTTATACCAACACCCTGGCGGAGCTGCCGGTGTGCGACAGCCCGGCACGGACACTGATCGAAGCCCACAAGCGTCGGCAAGCGGCGCGGTTGGTTCGCCTGTGTGAGGAAAGTGGTCTGGATGAACCGCAACTGGCGGCCTTTGAGCTGACCTTGCTACTGGAGGGCGTACAGATCGTCGCGCAGAACAAGGGCTTCGATGATGTTGCCAGCCGCTTGCTGACCCTGGTGCGCAAGCGACTGGGGCTTGCGGCGAGCTAG
- a CDS encoding DUF2025 family protein, translating into MHITSQDICAAADQLKGFVGFHRKRGAHIVRFSEDSFGMDVADDSITPSSEFVWQAGPGDVMTLSRALIEILLAQNVDERLNISEPLRVYLRRSDLPEIAAQRQLRA; encoded by the coding sequence ATGCATATCACATCCCAGGATATCTGCGCCGCCGCCGACCAACTCAAGGGTTTCGTCGGGTTTCACCGCAAGCGCGGCGCGCATATCGTGCGCTTCAGCGAAGATTCGTTCGGCATGGACGTCGCCGATGACAGCATCACGCCCAGCAGCGAATTTGTCTGGCAGGCCGGCCCCGGCGACGTCATGACCTTGAGCCGAGCGCTAATTGAAATTCTCCTGGCACAGAACGTCGATGAGCGTCTGAACATCAGTGAGCCGCTCCGGGTGTACCTGCGCCGGAGCGACTTGCCGGAGATTGCCGCGCAGCGACAACTGCGGGCGTAA
- a CDS encoding LysR family transcriptional regulator, with the protein MNKLELLRTFVRVSELSSFTLAGESLGLPRSTVSEQIRALENLLGTRLLNRTTRRVQATQDGLHLYERSKDLLSRMDEIEGLFHRETAALSGRLRVDLPTLMARRIVLPNLPMFMARHPGVALEISCTDRQVDLLREGFDCVLRIGTLSDLDLIARPLGSLAQINCASPGYLQRHGTPTCLTDLHRHQLIHYVRNLGSRSAGFEYLQSGTLQVQPMAGAITVNSTEAYESACLVGLGLIQAPAAGLQGYLERGELVALLADFAAPPLPVSLLYARQQHVPNRLRAFMDWLAALLEPHLDPVASGS; encoded by the coding sequence ATGAACAAGTTGGAGTTGTTGCGAACCTTTGTCCGGGTCAGTGAGCTGTCGAGCTTTACGCTGGCCGGGGAGAGCCTGGGGTTGCCGCGTTCAACGGTGTCGGAACAGATCCGGGCCCTTGAGAACCTGCTCGGCACGCGCTTGCTCAACCGCACCACGCGGCGGGTGCAGGCGACCCAGGACGGCCTGCACCTGTACGAGCGGAGCAAAGACCTGTTGTCGCGCATGGACGAGATCGAGGGGCTGTTCCATCGCGAAACAGCCGCGCTCAGCGGGCGCTTGCGGGTCGATCTGCCGACGCTGATGGCACGGCGCATCGTGCTGCCCAACCTGCCGATGTTCATGGCGCGCCATCCGGGGGTGGCGCTTGAGATCAGCTGCACGGATCGCCAGGTCGATTTGTTGCGTGAAGGCTTCGACTGCGTGCTGCGCATCGGCACCTTGAGTGACCTCGACCTGATTGCCCGGCCCTTGGGCAGCCTGGCGCAGATCAACTGCGCAAGCCCGGGTTACCTGCAACGTCATGGCACGCCGACCTGCCTGACCGACCTGCATCGGCACCAGTTGATCCATTACGTGAGGAACCTTGGCAGCCGTAGTGCAGGCTTCGAGTATCTGCAGTCGGGCACCCTGCAGGTTCAACCCATGGCCGGAGCAATCACTGTCAACAGCACAGAGGCTTACGAGAGCGCCTGCCTGGTCGGGCTTGGATTGATCCAGGCCCCGGCGGCAGGGTTGCAGGGGTATTTGGAGCGGGGTGAACTGGTGGCGTTGCTGGCGGATTTTGCTGCGCCGCCTTTGCCGGTGTCGTTGCTCTATGCCCGGCAACAACACGTACCGAACCGGCTGCGGGCGTTCATGGATTGGCTGGCGGCTTTGCTTGAGCCTCATCTCGATCCAGTGGCAAGCGGAAGCTGA
- a CDS encoding DUF1656 domain-containing protein, whose product MGLREWALGGVLLSPFLIYVVLALAMTAAVRLLLRLTPLGRWIWHEALFDCALFVCVLTLVTLGLGPL is encoded by the coding sequence ATGGGTTTGCGTGAGTGGGCATTGGGCGGCGTACTGCTCAGCCCGTTTCTGATTTATGTGGTGCTGGCGCTGGCAATGACCGCCGCGGTGCGGTTGTTGCTGCGCCTGACGCCGTTGGGGCGATGGATCTGGCATGAAGCCTTGTTCGATTGCGCGCTGTTCGTTTGTGTTCTGACCCTGGTAACCCTCGGGCTGGGGCCTTTGTAA